A window of Ignicoccus hospitalis KIN4/I contains these coding sequences:
- the cas4 gene encoding CRISPR-associated protein Cas4: MRTFAFCPRLYFFERHLGKETTLYQRIRMFLGRIWHALLEALEEEAEVEVRGELAGTEVVGKADVVKEDAVVEIKSGDGPSDGAWYGDYLQASIYAALLGRKKVIIKYRNGERTFEVDLEELERVLELFKLVAEGYLPPPKRSKWCSKCPYKDLCDALGDGWDGWFPRLPYVKRAKGVPARGSSRARP; this comes from the coding sequence GTGAGGACCTTCGCCTTCTGCCCTAGGTTGTACTTCTTCGAGAGGCACTTAGGTAAAGAGACTACGTTATACCAGAGGATAAGGATGTTCTTGGGGAGGATCTGGCACGCCTTGTTGGAGGCCCTCGAGGAGGAGGCGGAGGTGGAGGTGAGGGGCGAGCTGGCGGGCACGGAGGTGGTCGGGAAGGCTGACGTGGTGAAGGAGGACGCCGTGGTGGAGATAAAGAGCGGAGACGGGCCGTCGGACGGCGCTTGGTACGGGGACTACTTGCAAGCCTCCATTTACGCCGCCTTGTTAGGGCGCAAGAAAGTAATAATAAAGTATAGAAACGGCGAGAGGACCTTCGAAGTGGACTTGGAGGAGCTCGAAAGGGTCTTGGAGCTGTTCAAGCTCGTGGCCGAGGGCTACTTGCCCCCTCCCAAGAGGAGCAAGTGGTGCAGCAAGTGCCCCTACAAGGACTTGTGCGACGCCTTGGGAGACGGGTGGGACGGGTGGTTCCCGAGGCTGCCCTACGTCAAGAGAGCCAAGGGGGTCCCAGCTCGAGGCTCTTCTCGAGCACGGCCTTAA
- a CDS encoding anthranilate synthase component II, which produces MRPVLLVDHRDSFVHNVEQIIMEEGFAVATLRQEELSPSAAERLRPSAIVLSPGPGNPYAQKDKFETSIRIVNKFKGKVPILGICLGMQIINVALGGTLRKAKRVYHGVVDEIVVKDRGPLFFGLPERFPATRYHSLVVDELGEGLVVEALSLSDGEVMAVRHEELPLFGLQFHPESIGTLPAGQKIIRNFLALSKPLSLF; this is translated from the coding sequence TTGAGGCCAGTCCTCTTGGTAGACCACAGGGACAGCTTCGTGCACAACGTAGAACAGATAATAATGGAAGAGGGTTTCGCCGTGGCCACCTTGCGCCAGGAGGAGCTCTCGCCCTCGGCGGCTGAGAGGTTGAGGCCCTCCGCGATAGTCCTCTCCCCCGGTCCCGGCAACCCCTACGCGCAGAAGGACAAGTTCGAGACCAGCATAAGGATCGTGAACAAGTTCAAAGGCAAAGTGCCTATCCTCGGCATATGCTTGGGGATGCAAATAATAAACGTGGCCTTGGGCGGTACCTTGAGGAAGGCAAAGAGGGTCTACCACGGGGTGGTGGACGAAATAGTAGTGAAGGACAGAGGTCCCCTGTTCTTCGGCCTCCCGGAGAGGTTCCCCGCCACGCGCTACCACAGCTTGGTGGTGGACGAGCTGGGGGAGGGGCTGGTGGTGGAGGCCCTCTCGCTGAGCGACGGGGAGGTGATGGCGGTGAGGCACGAGGAGCTGCCGCTCTTCGGCCTCCAGTTCCACCCGGAGAGCATAGGCACCTTGCCCGCCGGCCAGAAGATAATTAGGAACTTCTTGGCCCTCTCCAAGCCCCTCTCGCTGTTCTGA